A genomic region of Eucalyptus grandis isolate ANBG69807.140 chromosome 5, ASM1654582v1, whole genome shotgun sequence contains the following coding sequences:
- the LOC104425599 gene encoding non-specific lipid-transfer protein D, cotyledon-specific isoform, whose protein sequence is MKCLFFSALFLFSLLISAEATIPCNTVNAKAAPCVTFAIGKAPTVPPACCSGLLQLARSVRSVNDKKDICRCMKAGTKSIRGLQDKFLKQIPTACHLNVGFPVSANVNCEKIH, encoded by the exons ATGAAGTGCCTGTTTTTCTCGGCCTTGTTCCTCTTTTCCCTTCTCATCTCGGCCGAGGCCACCATCCCATGCAACACAGTCAATGCCAAGGCAGCTCCTTGCGTGACTTTCGCCATTGGAAAGGCTCCGACGGTGCCTCCTGCTTGCTGCAGCGGCCTGCTGCAGCTCGCCCGGAGTGTCCGGTCGGTCAACGACAAGAAAGACATTTGCCGGTGCATGAAGGCCGGCACCAAGTCCATTCGGGGGTTGCAGGACAAGTTCCTGAAACAGATCCCTACAGCTTGCCACCTCAATGTTGGGTTCCCTGTTTCAGCCAATGTCAACTGTGAAAA GATTCACTGA
- the LOC104425598 gene encoding probable WRKY transcription factor 35 isoform X1: MCSLFKQDQIMDNYHQGDLTDIIRAGGSGMVGEPAVATNTWQFSSMDNPESFSSAMDENSNPHSFGDPFSSMRDPLLHNINMPNSGFLKPAEMVSPSFDSTGDFSSNSSVMYAAPPIEDDLKRPCNIFTRMLQITPNKLPISPCGSPVMAASPPGIQNPSIIPSDMISLNGSKVCLVDNSAMQISSPRNPGIKRRKSQAKKVVCIPAPAAANSRAGGEVVPSDLWAWRKYGQKPIKGSPYPRGYYRCSSSKGCSARKQVERSRTDPNMLVITYTSEHNHPWPTQRNALAGSTRSTQPSKNSNVTSKNSPNSQTHKHISPKEEQKEDVNDSTIPMEPSGGLAAGATAGASIKEENENKMDRQMEFDDEEFGDGLGHGYRPSMLDANQTDDFFADLGELEADPLDLLFNPGFPGDHGHEKGDKALDPFSLLDWSDNNSSNNNTSFNGVKRGL, encoded by the exons ATGTGCAGCTTGTTCAAGCAAGATCAAATCATGGATAACTACCACCAAGGCGATCTTACGGACATCATCCGAGCCGGCGGCAGCGGCATGGTCGGCGAGCCTGCTGTGGCGACCAACACCTGGCAGTTCTCCTCCATGGATAACCCCGAGAGCTTCTCGTCTGCGATGGACGAGAACAGCAACCCACATAGCTTCGGCGATCCCTTCTCCAGCATGCGAGATCCACTCCTCCATAACATAAACATGCCGAATTCGGGCTTCTTGAAGCCAGCAGAGATGGTCAGCCCAAGCTTTGATAGCACAGGCGACTTTAGCAGCAACAGCAGTGTCATGTATGCAGCACCACCAATTGAAGATGACTTGAAAAGGCCTTGCAATATCTTCACACGGATGCTTCAAATCACTCCGAACAAGCTCCCAATTTCGCCGTGCGGCTCTCCAGTTATGGCTGCTTCGCCCCCCGGAATCCAAAACCCGAGCATCATTCCTAGTGACATGATTAGCCTGAACGGCTCCAAAGTTTGCTTGGTTGATAACTCAGCGATGCAGATCTCGTCGCCACGAAACCCGGGTATCAAGAGAAG GAAGAGCCAAGCAAAGAAGGTGGTGTGTATACCAGCCCCAGCGGCAGCGAATAGCAGGGCGGGTGGCGAAGTGGTTCCCTCAGATCTGTGGGCATGGAGGAAGTACGGTCAAAAACCTATCAAAGGTTCTCCTTATCCGAG GGGCTATTATAGATGCAGCAGCTCCAAGGGGTGCTCGGCACGAAAACAAGTTGAGCGAAGCCGGACCGATCCCAACATGTTGGTTATCACCTACACGTCCGAACACAACCACCCGTGGCCGACTCAAAGAAATGCACTTGCTGGCTCGACAAGGTCAACTCAACCATCGAAGAACAGCAATGTGACTTCCAAGAACTCTCCAAACTCCCAAACCCATAAGCACATTAGCCCAAAGGAAGAGCAGAAGGAGGACGTTAACGACAGCACTATCCCAATGGAACCATCTGGTGGACTGGCGGCAGGGGCCACTGCTGGCGCATCTATCAAAGAGGAGAATGAAAACAAGATGGACAGGCAAATGGAATTCGATGATGAGGAATTTGGCGATGGCCTAGGCCACGGGTACAGGCCGTCGATGCTCGATGCTAACCAAACAGATGACTTCTTCGCAGACCTAGGGGAGCTAGAGGCAGACCCTTTGGATCTCTTGTTCAACCCAGGGTTCCCAGGAGATCATGGGCATGAGAAAGGGGACAAGGCCTTGGACCCTTTCAGTCTTCTTGATTGGTCGGAtaacaacagcagcaacaacaacacTTCATTCAACGGTGTGAAGAGGGGTTTATAA
- the LOC104425598 gene encoding probable WRKY transcription factor 35 isoform X2, translating to MDNYHQGDLTDIIRAGGSGMVGEPAVATNTWQFSSMDNPESFSSAMDENSNPHSFGDPFSSMRDPLLHNINMPNSGFLKPAEMVSPSFDSTGDFSSNSSVMYAAPPIEDDLKRPCNIFTRMLQITPNKLPISPCGSPVMAASPPGIQNPSIIPSDMISLNGSKVCLVDNSAMQISSPRNPGIKRRKSQAKKVVCIPAPAAANSRAGGEVVPSDLWAWRKYGQKPIKGSPYPRGYYRCSSSKGCSARKQVERSRTDPNMLVITYTSEHNHPWPTQRNALAGSTRSTQPSKNSNVTSKNSPNSQTHKHISPKEEQKEDVNDSTIPMEPSGGLAAGATAGASIKEENENKMDRQMEFDDEEFGDGLGHGYRPSMLDANQTDDFFADLGELEADPLDLLFNPGFPGDHGHEKGDKALDPFSLLDWSDNNSSNNNTSFNGVKRGL from the exons ATGGATAACTACCACCAAGGCGATCTTACGGACATCATCCGAGCCGGCGGCAGCGGCATGGTCGGCGAGCCTGCTGTGGCGACCAACACCTGGCAGTTCTCCTCCATGGATAACCCCGAGAGCTTCTCGTCTGCGATGGACGAGAACAGCAACCCACATAGCTTCGGCGATCCCTTCTCCAGCATGCGAGATCCACTCCTCCATAACATAAACATGCCGAATTCGGGCTTCTTGAAGCCAGCAGAGATGGTCAGCCCAAGCTTTGATAGCACAGGCGACTTTAGCAGCAACAGCAGTGTCATGTATGCAGCACCACCAATTGAAGATGACTTGAAAAGGCCTTGCAATATCTTCACACGGATGCTTCAAATCACTCCGAACAAGCTCCCAATTTCGCCGTGCGGCTCTCCAGTTATGGCTGCTTCGCCCCCCGGAATCCAAAACCCGAGCATCATTCCTAGTGACATGATTAGCCTGAACGGCTCCAAAGTTTGCTTGGTTGATAACTCAGCGATGCAGATCTCGTCGCCACGAAACCCGGGTATCAAGAGAAG GAAGAGCCAAGCAAAGAAGGTGGTGTGTATACCAGCCCCAGCGGCAGCGAATAGCAGGGCGGGTGGCGAAGTGGTTCCCTCAGATCTGTGGGCATGGAGGAAGTACGGTCAAAAACCTATCAAAGGTTCTCCTTATCCGAG GGGCTATTATAGATGCAGCAGCTCCAAGGGGTGCTCGGCACGAAAACAAGTTGAGCGAAGCCGGACCGATCCCAACATGTTGGTTATCACCTACACGTCCGAACACAACCACCCGTGGCCGACTCAAAGAAATGCACTTGCTGGCTCGACAAGGTCAACTCAACCATCGAAGAACAGCAATGTGACTTCCAAGAACTCTCCAAACTCCCAAACCCATAAGCACATTAGCCCAAAGGAAGAGCAGAAGGAGGACGTTAACGACAGCACTATCCCAATGGAACCATCTGGTGGACTGGCGGCAGGGGCCACTGCTGGCGCATCTATCAAAGAGGAGAATGAAAACAAGATGGACAGGCAAATGGAATTCGATGATGAGGAATTTGGCGATGGCCTAGGCCACGGGTACAGGCCGTCGATGCTCGATGCTAACCAAACAGATGACTTCTTCGCAGACCTAGGGGAGCTAGAGGCAGACCCTTTGGATCTCTTGTTCAACCCAGGGTTCCCAGGAGATCATGGGCATGAGAAAGGGGACAAGGCCTTGGACCCTTTCAGTCTTCTTGATTGGTCGGAtaacaacagcagcaacaacaacacTTCATTCAACGGTGTGAAGAGGGGTTTATAA